The sequence below is a genomic window from Leptospira dzoumogneensis.
CATTAAAAGTACGTTATATAGATGGAGTTCCAGCGTCTTATGAGGAAGAAGTTTCCGAAAACGTAAAACAATTCCGTAAGATCACCAAAAACACAGGCTTCCAATACAGAGAAGTCGCGGCAAGCGGCAATAACGCCACAGAAGCCGAGATCAACGCGAGTTTTAATGCGGTTTTTGACAGCGAAGCAAGTATGGTAAGAGTGGTAGCATCTCCCAAACATTCGGATGCAGTCGTGTTCGCAGGACCGGTTGGACCGAATATGGAAATTCCTCTGCAAGTCGCCTGGGATACAACTCCAGGGCCTAAGGCGCTTATCGCCTGCGGAACGGAAGCAGTTTCCGGCGGACTTTTCCAAAGAGGAAAATTACCGAAAGAGCCGGATCTGTTTATCGGAGGAGATCCTCCTAGACCGGATGTAATCGTAAGCGCTTTCCGTTATTTAATGGGCAGGAAGAAGTTCTCCTTTAGAGAAGAACTTTCCAAATTCTTAACGGAACGACGCTCTAAATCTTAAATCTCATCCGGAAGCTTTTACGTAGAAGTAATCATCTCACCTGCGTAAAACGCTTCCTTCGTTTTTAAACCGATCCCTGAAAATTTATCTTCTCCGTTTATATCTGAGATCACATCCATAGGATAAGAGATCCTTGGGTCTAATTTCGTATGGATCGGATAAAATCTTTTTTGGTCCAGATATGAATAAGAAGTCAGGATCACCACTTCCTGGCTCTGGAAGACAGCTTCCAGATTACGTACCATTGTATTCACTCTAGAAGAAACGTTTTCATTAAAATCCTCCCAAGTCCTAAGTTCTCCTGAAATTTCCACATTCAAATGAACGATAGCAGGGTAGGGCTTGGGATCATTTTGCCTATTCTTATCTAAAACTTTTTTGGCAACGAGTAGTGCATCCGTATCATCTCCTCTTCCCGTTTTTACCAGAACCGCTTTATTTCTTTGTAATAGTTCAAAACCTTCTC
It includes:
- a CDS encoding hydrogenase-4 subunit G, producing MKQIQEIINIFLPAKNLNFEKMGPTNPNARGIPVPSSKKGFHLDKSIEKVCPTGGLKVSSSKEVTFDYGACLQCGHCVEASSGQLENSGFVHVYSADREALKVRYIDGVPASYEEEVSENVKQFRKITKNTGFQYREVAASGNNATEAEINASFNAVFDSEASMVRVVASPKHSDAVVFAGPVGPNMEIPLQVAWDTTPGPKALIACGTEAVSGGLFQRGKLPKEPDLFIGGDPPRPDVIVSAFRYLMGRKKFSFREELSKFLTERRSKS